Proteins from a single region of Amycolatopsis sp. CA-230715:
- a CDS encoding SapB/AmfS family lanthipeptide, whose translation MDMVLDLQAMEAPESVDGGHGGGHGSNLSLLASCANSTISLLTCH comes from the coding sequence ATGGACATGGTTCTCGACCTGCAGGCGATGGAAGCCCCCGAGAGCGTCGACGGCGGCCACGGCGGCGGCCACGGCTCCAACCTCTCGCTGCTGGCCTCCTGCGCCAACAGCACCATCAGCCTGCTCACCTGCCACTAG
- a CDS encoding ABC transporter ATP-binding protein, with amino-acid sequence MRAPGDRLLSEVTSLERARMPFIVLSALLAAGSGLLLPSALATAVDASIAGSRSWPAILWLLALGAVQIGADVAGGILTVRVTSSATAWLRRTVARHFLALGTKSGFVHGDAISRLTGDAVAAGTVVSILVQLASASVISCGAITLLAVLDWRLALVFAGSVPLALLLARSHLRLTADDVLTYQQVSGEISARLLDATAGLRTIAASGTADREAARVLEPLPRLGVAGGGMWRTQARMVWRAALLLPAVEVTVLVAAGFGVLGGRLTVGDLLAALGYVALGMTMVNQIPLLTTLSRARSGATRLAEVLDSPVPHQGTRPLPPGPGTIELRDVGLRGALEHVGLTVLAGTTLAVVGRSGAGKSALAGVLGGLVEPDEGEVLLDGVPIASVRPEELRAAFGYAFERPSLLGETVSDAVGYGAWSGPSAVRAACRTAQVHDLVVRLPDGYRTPLTETPLSGGEAQRVGLARALARGPRVLVLDDATASLDTVTESLVDKSISDTMPGTTRIVVTHRVAVARRAGMVAWLDHGRLRAVGPHDTLWAESGYRAIFTDEEP; translated from the coding sequence ATGCGCGCACCGGGCGATCGGCTGCTGAGCGAGGTGACCTCGCTCGAACGCGCGCGGATGCCGTTCATCGTGCTGAGCGCACTGCTCGCCGCGGGCTCCGGGCTGCTGCTGCCCTCCGCGCTCGCCACCGCCGTCGACGCCTCGATCGCGGGCTCCCGGAGCTGGCCCGCGATCCTGTGGCTGCTCGCACTCGGCGCCGTCCAGATCGGCGCCGACGTCGCGGGCGGCATCCTCACCGTGCGCGTCACCAGCTCCGCGACCGCGTGGCTGCGGCGCACGGTCGCGCGGCACTTCCTCGCGCTCGGCACGAAATCGGGTTTCGTCCACGGCGACGCGATCAGCAGGCTCACCGGAGACGCGGTCGCCGCGGGAACCGTGGTGTCGATCCTCGTGCAGCTCGCGTCCGCGTCGGTCATCTCGTGCGGCGCGATCACCTTGCTGGCGGTGCTCGACTGGCGCCTCGCGCTCGTGTTCGCGGGCAGCGTGCCGCTCGCGCTCCTGCTCGCACGTTCCCACCTGCGGCTCACCGCCGATGATGTGCTTACCTACCAACAGGTTTCGGGCGAGATCTCGGCTCGCCTGCTCGACGCGACCGCGGGGCTGCGGACGATCGCGGCGTCGGGCACCGCCGACCGCGAAGCCGCGCGCGTGCTCGAACCGCTGCCGCGCCTCGGCGTCGCGGGCGGGGGCATGTGGCGCACGCAGGCGCGCATGGTGTGGCGCGCCGCGCTGCTGCTGCCCGCCGTGGAGGTGACCGTGCTCGTCGCCGCCGGGTTCGGGGTGCTCGGCGGCAGGCTGACCGTCGGCGATCTGCTCGCGGCGCTCGGCTACGTCGCGCTCGGCATGACCATGGTCAACCAGATCCCCCTGCTCACCACGCTCAGCAGGGCCCGCTCCGGCGCGACGCGGCTGGCCGAGGTGCTCGATTCCCCGGTGCCGCACCAGGGCACGCGCCCGCTGCCGCCCGGCCCCGGCACGATCGAACTGCGCGACGTCGGCCTCCGCGGCGCGCTCGAGCACGTCGGCCTGACCGTGCTCGCGGGCACCACGCTCGCCGTCGTCGGCCGGTCCGGTGCGGGCAAGTCCGCGCTCGCCGGGGTGCTCGGCGGCCTCGTCGAACCGGACGAAGGCGAAGTCCTGCTCGACGGCGTGCCCATCGCGAGCGTGCGCCCGGAGGAACTGCGCGCCGCGTTCGGGTACGCCTTCGAACGACCGTCGCTGCTGGGGGAGACCGTGTCCGACGCCGTCGGGTACGGCGCGTGGTCCGGACCGTCCGCGGTGCGCGCCGCCTGCCGGACCGCGCAGGTGCACGATCTCGTCGTCCGCCTGCCGGACGGCTACCGCACGCCGTTGACCGAAACCCCGCTCTCCGGCGGGGAAGCGCAGCGCGTCGGCCTGGCGAGGGCGCTCGCCCGCGGCCCGCGCGTGCTCGTGCTCGACGACGCGACAGCCAGCCTCGACACCGTGACCGAGTCCCTTGTGGACAAGTCCATTTCGGACACCATGCCGGGCACGACCAGGATCGTGGTGACGCACCGCGTCGCGGTCGCGCGGCGCGCCGGGATGGTCGCCTGGCTGGACCATGGCAGGCTGCGCGCTGTCGGGCCCCACGACACCCTTTGGGCTGAATCTGGCTACCGCGCGATCTTCACCGATGAGGAGCCATGA